The window ATACACCATACAAACAAAGAGTACAtgatgtgtgtgtacgtgcgtaTATGGGCTACATCTCTGTTTTCCCACGTAGCCGAAGCCCTTCCCCCTGTGTATCCAACATTATATTTCCCAGAAAAACCCGATCATAAACATATCAGAGTAATAcgaaataatgaaaacaaatacTTGAATCAAAAGAAGCGCCAATAATGTAATGTGAACACTTTTTGTAgtgggttgttgtttttttcttttctttctttcttttggttTTTTGTCTCATTCATACACTTCAGAGATTTTTAATAGCGACGGTTCAGAGTGAGTCAAAATTTGAAATGTTGAAAACAAAGATCGATATAAAGGCAAATTTACATCTGTCGTATTCGAGTGTTTGCACAAGGCTGCTTGtactgtatgaatgaatgttcgCTGTATGGGGTGAAAACGTGTATGAGAGCTCGTGATTACAGCGGAGGAACCTCCGCCTCGTGTTTCTGTTCAATTCAGtatactttattttctttttttgtttgtttgttttttttttgcttgtcaaATCTATATTCTAATGTTGTAACTAGCCTCTAGCGTTGCACTGAGTGTCGGCCTCACCCCTCATCCAGCTATATGAACAACAATGATACAAGTACCGAGGGGGAGACGGGGACAGTTCACGTGTAAATGTTTACTCAAGGACTAAAAtaagtgtgtttttaaaaatgtaatgttttatCTACCTTAGTGGCTTTCATTGTGGAATAATCCAAGAAAGTATGGATCATAATTGAGTATTGCACCATTTTTTTCAGACTgtaaaccttaaaaaaaaaaaaaaggaaaaaaactaaaaattcaacaaaaaaaatcacatatgtataaaaacaaaaaaaatgcagcaaaaaaaaaagagtattttGAAGAACTGTGGCCATAGATTGGGTAGAAGGACTTCAGCTCTCCCAAATCTGAGCAAACGGGGAGCGAAGGACGAGACATCAGACCGAGCCTTGACTTCTAGGGCTCACCTCAGAGGTGCctacctttttgttttttgttttgttttctggtaTATAGCTTCAGTTCTCTTTTAGTTCACTCATGTCGTCATCgatttgtttttctgtgagGCCACTGacagtttacagttttgtttttttggttttgtttttggaggggggtgggggggtttggagttaaaaaaatataaaaatcagcaaatcaaagagaaacaaaaccgCGTGAAAGTtggggaaaaagagaaaatttaagaagaagaaaaaggacaAATGCTTCCattcaagaaagaaaaagacaaaaaaaagagtgcAACACTTCGCAGAAAGAAGATTTATTGTGCTACTTTCAGAACTCTGGGATTGAACAGTGTTGTCTTTGTTCTGTTTAACCTTCTTTTGTCCTGTGTTCATGTTGATTTCACGGACTATTTGAAGCCTGATTGTTTCATGTcgattatatatattttttcctttgtagaaaaagaaaagagaaaaaaaaagaagtcataaATGCTCTTGCACACACACGAAAAAGTGGATCTTGTCTCAGGAAAGGCCAGGGTTCCAGAGTACCAACTCCACGCCATTTTAATGTACATTTTTACGACGAgatgattaaaaagaaaaagaaaaaaaaaggatgactTAAAAGAAACGATTTTAAGCACTGAAAGTTATGGATTTCAGAagaaaatacctttttttttgtttgtttgtttgtttctaaatCCGTAGCAGTTACGTAATAACCAAATAATGGACTTTAAATGAAAATGGAGtgctttatatataaaaaaaatctatatattAAAAATTGCTTTACATTTAAAAACGAAAGTGGTCGACAAGTTTGTTTAAAgaggaagaaggaagaaaaaagacaTGCAAAATGCTGTATGTTTGAGTCTTTGTTGTGCTTTCTTAATGAGGTCCCGTCCTGACTGAATCAGGAACATTGTGCAttactctttctttctctcgtTCTCCCGCTGCGGGTATTGTCGATAGATTTAATCAGacctttttctggagcatttttcacattttggaGGATGTTTGTAAAACATGAACTGGTTGTAAAGGATCATGAAACTATGCACAAGTGTTGGGGTGGGGCAGaagattttttttgggggggggggttattggCCGACTTCTTCTAAGTGGCGGATCTATTGCAGGGGTTTTTTGGGGATccaatgtgtgtttttaaatcgttttggttcttctttttttttttgtcgtaaagggGGATAGGGTGGCGGGGTGGAGCGGTGTTTCGTGTCAAGCCCTCCATCCTCcgccttcttttttctttcagattgACCTAGCGCTACATCGCCATGCTGTGTATTCCTAAAACCAATGAGCGTCTCACTCTTTAGCACTGTGGGATTCTAGCCTGTCACCCTCAAGGGGTtgttttggggggttttttgtCAGATGTTAAGGTTTTACGAAGGGGGGAGGGAGGGTGTGGGTTTGGGgctgcttgtttttcttttctttttttttcttttttttgccttttctgtttttgaGATATTAAGTAAAAATGTCTGTATTGAGAGTTAATGAGAAGTCAGTggcttgtaatgttttattttctctctctgtataTCTCTTTCTCCTCATAGAATGTGATTGTTAAATGACATGCACCGAAACAAAGGTTTTCATGAACTATGGAGCTTCTttcaaatattaataaaaatagcATTTTTCTTGGCTGTTAAACTGTCCTCTTGGTTATTCGGAATGTCTGCAGGGAACGGCGTCGCTCCTTGCAAGCGGGCGGCTTCCTGACTCTCGCTCGCGCGCAGCGGGTCGGATACTCCACAGCTCTCGCGTGTTTTTGCAGCAGAGCCGATATGTCGTTTCCTGCCGGGGGGGAGGTCAAGCTCTGAGGGCGAGCTGTCTGGGACAGGCGTAGTAGTTGTCCTGAGGTTGTCGGATGTTTGGGTTGGCGTACACGGGGAAGTTGACTTCCTCCAGGTGTGAGGAGGCCTCGTGGTTATTTTGGGGGCTTTCAggggcctgctgctgctgcttcctgttCATTTCCTCATAGATGGGCGAGTGAGGATGTGGTGTGTGATGATGCCTCGCCCTCAcctacaacacaacacaacatttGTTTTTCCCATAAGGCAGCTGAGATCCCAGTATTTTACTGCTGCTTATTTTAACATTTCACTGTATTTTATGTTTAATTAGGTCAACAATTCAACCCcaattcctaaaaaaaaaaaaaggttaaaaattgGGATGCTTTGCgagatgtaaataaataaagtagagCATAGAAAACGCCAAATGTTGAATGTGAGACATTTGACTTTTTCACgaaaaatatcagctcatcttgaatttgatggcagcagcacGTCTCAGAAAAAGTTGGGACCCCGTGCAGCTGTGCAGCATCTCATCTTTTCAcagcagtctgtaaacatctgggaactgaggagaccagctgctgggaGAAGAACGTTGACCCATTCTTGGCTGATTTGGGATTCTGGCTGCTCCACAATCCTGGGACTTCGTTGTTGCTTTGCACGACGCTTAAACGTTTTCAGCCGTTCCTTTTTTTGAGTaccagtaaactctttcagtaGATGTAGTTACCATTAAGCTACTGTTCTGTGAAGCCACTTATTTCTTCAGATACCAGAAAATTAAGGCAGTGAATTATTGAAGAATTAATTACAATTCTAATGAGCTTAAAATTggtatgagcacctttattcttcaacacatcCCAAACattcttagacaagctttcttgtcatttctgtagtcttcaggaatagttctccaggcttcttgaaggacattcaaagctcttctttctctgttttgttccgttctctgtcaacatgATCCCATACTGCTTCAacaatgttgaggtccgggctctggggaggattcatgcctccatcagacctgctgccactgattttcagtccacttcttgtgtcatttggcacagctcagccttttctccctgtttcccttccttaagaatggcttccagccacccttccatggagaccgtTTCCGATGCAGCTTCaatgaacagtagatggatcaagtgatcagatgcatctctcaggtcctgtctCTCAAAGACATCCCTTTCAggcacttgtccagtttcctcaaactTTTTAAGGACGCACTGCCACCATATACAAAGTTTTCAGCAAATATCTCTTTTGGAATCATTTGTTGGTGCTAAAATACAATTTTGTCTGTGTGTTacattgactttttttctttttttgtaggtACATCTTAAGATATGCAAACAATTTATGTATCTCCTGCAGTAGGATGCTAGTATCAAAGTGACTAAAGATCCATCTATCTATTTTATCTTTCTAATCACTCTGCCATTGTGGAACTTAACTTGTGGACTTTTTGGTGAAtttgctttaaagaaaaaaaaagaaactagtATATCTGGCACAGTGTGCTATATCCTCCAGTGCGGCAACCTTGTGTCATAATTAAACAAATACCCTACAAATGATGAAGATTAATGATCATTTTACACATGCAGTTCACTTTCTACCAGTGAGACAGACACGGAGCACCTTGTTGGAGCAACGAGTAATCCACGTTATTAACATAATGTGACGTCAAATCTGCACTTCATGAcaaaatattgtatttttcttATGTTTTAACATTATTTCTGACTAGAAATTTAAAAGGGCCGTTGTTTGTCACAGATATGCTGCTCATTGGTGTCCATCTGACGTCGGTTTGGGTAGCCATCACAATGCGTCGGGTGCCAAAAAATCCTGCATACTACAAAAAATGTATGTCGAGCCTCTGGTGCATATAAATTTGTATTTATATTCACTTGTGCTTGGAGTTTTGGAGTTCGGATTTACAGCAACACAAAAGGATGAGAGAGTAGATCTGGGAAGATGTGAGACAAAGACCCTCAGCAACATTCACTCAGCAATAGAACCTCAGAATGACCCGCAGAGCTAAATCTGCATCTATGGACTCTAAAATATTCTTTACTCACACATTTCTCAATGGCCGTCCAGCCGAGTGCCAGCAAGAGAAGCCCTGCCGCTGTGGAGATGGTCAAGAGCAGAGGGATGTAACCGTGGCATGACCCCCCTGGACCAAAGAACACATCGATATACATTAAGTCTGAACAGAGGCATTGATTTTAAACTGCAGCACAGGTTCAGAGCTCCACCGTACCTGCTTCTTCAACCAGCAGGAAAACCTTCTGCGCACCGAGGATGATCTGGCTCGAGCTGTTCTCCTCCCTGTAGCTCATCTCCCACACGTAGAGTCCCGTGTCGCTCAGCTGTAAGCGAGAGATGCTCACATTGATCTCAAGAGAGTTCAGTCCTCCACGGTGCTGAAGACGCGCCCGGCGCTCCGAGTCAACCTTGACCTCCCCGCCCTCAGCCATGGACAGCAACGTGGTCTGGCTCTGGCCGCCGCGGTGGTACAGGTGGAGGCTAGCAAGGCGGTTTTGGTCCTGCTGAGGGATGAACGAGAGCCCCAGAGACTGACCCTCTTTGAGACGCTCAAAGACCAACTCTGCATAGGCTGAGGGAGGAAATGCACACATCATTCTGCTCCATCTCTTTGATACAGCGGGACAAATTACATCAGCTACTGTGCTGAGTGAACTGCCGTCAGTTTAAAAGGAATCATTTTCTGatacattttcacttttttttttttaacccactTCTATTAGACCGTTGGgcttttttcaaagaaatgcaGTTACCTCAAGATCAACGAATGTTTTTTTTGCCGATGACAATGACTTTAGTGCCACCTTCAGGTTCAAATGTTCGTTTGTGTTTTATGACTTTTACCTGGCTGAAGTCATGTTTGTTTAGGAGGAAATGGTCCTCCTCCAGGTTTAAAGACTTTACTGCCAATAAAAGTgaatttaaattaaatcaaacctTTAATATTTGGAAATTGATCAGTGAAAGAAATATTGCTGGAAGTGTtgggaaaatacatttttggtagTAGCAACTGACCACAAATTGTGTTCAGACAAAAATGTCAAAGTCGATATCAATATTACAGAAAGTCGAGTACATCATAAACCTGAATTCTTTGCATGAACTATATCAGTCCTTATTAGTTCCATACGTTAGGCCTCCCAGTTGTTCAGAGCTTTGGGAAATTAAAAACAGTCCCAAATCTGATTTCATTAAAAAGGGAAAaccaagtaaacaaacatgcacacatgcacccaCTTTTCATTCATACAAATGTCATATTTTGTTAACGGACTTGGTAGAGTTCAATACTGCTCAAATCATGTTGAAAGTTATACATGATATCCTTGCTAACTGTGTCCACACGTTGTTCCAAATCAGATACGACAAATACAAACTAAGTTTGTTTCCAACGACAAAGACGCAGGTCAGTCACAGGAGCTTCATATATTCAGAATACTATgggggaatttttttttcaaaaatcaataaataagGGATATGAGATATGACCATCATTAGGAGTAGGACTTCTGTTTGAAATAACTGGAAATTGTACAGTCGCTtgtttgaatttctttttttctaaacttttcTCTCTCTTGTCAGTGCATAGCCTTAAAGATCTGCACATATAGTTTATTTTAATAGAGAAGGTGTTATATACTGATGCTTCAACCCGTCATTTCAAACTCGTGCATTATTACGATTATCATTTCTGTATGTATGTTCTGTATGTATAGATTTCTTCTCTTCACCTGTAAACATTTCTGGAAACGTAGTCTTCACACGCATATGTCTGTTGCATTTTTGTAAATAGTTGGAATAAACTGAACTGCTCTTACTGACCTCACCAGCATTAGTTGAGATGAAGCGTTACTGTAAGAAAAGGGTCAAATATTCTTACCTTCAAAGAGCTGAATGAACAGGAAAATGCACGCCAGCCGTGTCTTCATCGCCTTTTCAGTTATAAAAAGCAAAGAGATGTACCAGAGGTAAGTCATAATGTAGCCTTCCTCTGCCCCTCCCTCTCATGTGAAACTTTGCTGACAACCCCGCTGTGCTTTTGTTGTTCTTCAGCTCAAGCAGGAAGACGACCTCAAAGCGAGAGCAACCGTTAAGACGCTGCGGGCGGCCTGCTCAAGCCATTCTGACTGGCAGTGATTTATTTGTGTAGCTTTAAAGCCTCAGACATGAAAGCCACCAGCCTATGAAAGCCTTCACTCTGTATGCAAtgtaagaataaataaattaaactcaACAAATacgtacttttttttttttatagatattgGTCCACCATCTCTCAACATCAAGATATAATTGAATAAGGTCCATTCCAAAGAATATACTGGCTGTGTAGCTCAGGGTGAAGGAGCAATCACAGGGATAATGTGACAAAAGCCACAATGCCTGACAGCTACTTCTCTCAGCTAGTggaaatacagaaaacacaaaatattACCATTACAGCAGCTTATATGTTATACTATGGTGTGTTTTAAGCTCCTACAAAGAAAAAGTAAACCATACATTATATACAATAATTCTCCACAATTATCCACGAAGGATTTGTGTGTCCACTTTGGAGAtgataagaaaaagaaatgtgagAAATTA is drawn from Odontesthes bonariensis isolate fOdoBon6 chromosome 21, fOdoBon6.hap1, whole genome shotgun sequence and contains these coding sequences:
- the LOC142371300 gene encoding uncharacterized protein LOC142371300, with protein sequence MTYLWYISLLFITEKAMKTRLACIFLFIQLFEAYAELVFERLKEGQSLGLSFIPQQDQNRLASLHLYHRGGQSQTTLLSMAEGGEVKVDSERRARLQHRGGLNSLEINVSISRLQLSDTGLYVWEMSYREENSSSQIILGAQKVFLLVEEAGGSCHGYIPLLLTISTAAGLLLLALGWTAIEKCVRARHHHTPHPHSPIYEEMNRKQQQQAPESPQNNHEASSHLEEVNFPVYANPNIRQPQDNYYACPRQLALRA